In Limibacter armeniacum, a single window of DNA contains:
- a CDS encoding tetratricopeptide repeat protein produces MLGFIVAILLQIVPTESFQSNITVKGSPSDTGTVVSYAWRDTTEIIELYEKAEEMYRVDPELSKRIGSKVLSFSESRQWYRGIAIGYFLIAKGYYGESYYRRSASVYRKALRAALVSGDQELEANIKNYLGSAERVVGKHEEAINYHLEALTYFDKVENKKGILESYRNIGHINYVRKNYQDAYRYYQNALEIANEIGYVPLKSSVLYSLSSTNVKMGKYDEGIKQLNMSIAIDSSQNNKRGLCWSLYKKGVALRMKKQYTDAVTYLTKAREISEELLLNRVISATYVEEGRCYFDLEKYAMADEMFKQGLDLALAISDVELLQDVYEQLYIEHEQIKDYPKALHYLKELRSLSDSIYNGQKEEIIKTLETEYGTAIRERENQELKAQNEQQTSVIYWQKIVVFIIGVSLLTVLVLVFVLFRANSFRHTANMNLKSVNENLHNKQMELLARQEELKEATRVLKQKNEDITDSITYASKIQKALLPLEERINSSIPEHFILSRPLHIVSGDFYWFHVVKQGDEELTFLAVGDCTGHGVPGAFMSVLGNSILRETVIQRKIYEPEKILLSLKDALYAHLKPDATLNHDGMELALCLVRKKAKVLEFASSGLPLLYFQNGQMHRIKGDKSKVEGRFNKTGHYKSFKIPYELPLTFYMYTDGYQDQFGGKRNKKFLSKRFRGLLEQIQDLNMSEQSELLIKMHESWKGNEPQTDDILVLGARLS; encoded by the coding sequence ATGCTAGGGTTTATTGTAGCCATATTACTTCAGATTGTTCCCACTGAAAGTTTTCAAAGTAACATAACAGTGAAAGGAAGTCCTTCTGATACAGGGACAGTAGTAAGCTATGCCTGGAGGGATACAACAGAAATTATTGAGCTATATGAGAAGGCTGAAGAGATGTATCGGGTAGACCCTGAGCTTTCAAAAAGAATAGGCAGTAAAGTACTTTCATTTAGCGAATCCAGACAGTGGTATAGAGGTATTGCTATTGGTTATTTTTTGATTGCTAAAGGCTATTATGGAGAATCCTATTATCGTAGATCTGCATCTGTATACCGAAAGGCATTAAGAGCTGCATTAGTCTCAGGTGATCAAGAATTGGAAGCCAATATTAAAAACTATTTAGGCTCAGCTGAAAGAGTTGTAGGAAAGCATGAGGAGGCTATTAATTACCACTTGGAAGCCTTGACTTATTTTGATAAAGTCGAGAATAAAAAAGGTATTCTAGAAAGCTACCGTAATATTGGTCACATCAACTATGTCCGGAAAAACTATCAGGATGCATACCGTTACTATCAAAATGCGTTAGAAATTGCCAATGAAATCGGTTATGTTCCCTTGAAGTCTTCTGTACTTTACTCACTGAGTAGTACAAATGTCAAAATGGGAAAGTATGATGAGGGAATAAAGCAACTAAATATGAGTATTGCTATTGACTCAAGCCAAAACAACAAAAGAGGTTTGTGTTGGTCGCTATATAAAAAAGGTGTTGCCCTCAGAATGAAAAAGCAATATACTGATGCTGTAACATACCTAACCAAGGCAAGAGAGATATCGGAGGAACTTCTTTTGAATAGAGTGATATCAGCTACTTATGTCGAAGAGGGAAGGTGCTATTTTGATTTAGAGAAATATGCTATGGCAGATGAAATGTTCAAGCAGGGCTTGGATTTGGCTTTAGCAATTAGTGATGTTGAGCTGTTACAGGATGTCTATGAACAGCTATATATTGAGCATGAGCAGATCAAGGATTATCCTAAGGCTTTGCATTACCTGAAAGAGTTGAGGTCTCTAAGTGATTCAATCTATAATGGTCAGAAGGAAGAGATTATTAAGACGCTGGAGACTGAGTATGGGACAGCAATTCGTGAAAGAGAAAATCAAGAGTTAAAGGCGCAGAATGAGCAACAAACCTCTGTTATCTATTGGCAGAAAATTGTGGTGTTTATCATTGGTGTTAGTTTATTAACTGTTCTTGTTCTTGTATTTGTGCTTTTCAGGGCAAATAGCTTTAGACATACAGCTAATATGAACTTGAAATCAGTCAATGAAAACCTGCATAACAAGCAAATGGAGTTATTGGCTAGACAAGAAGAGCTCAAAGAGGCTACAAGGGTTCTGAAGCAGAAAAATGAAGACATTACTGATAGTATTACCTATGCAAGTAAGATTCAGAAGGCATTACTTCCTTTGGAGGAAAGAATAAACTCTTCAATTCCTGAGCATTTTATACTATCCCGGCCATTACATATTGTAAGTGGTGATTTTTATTGGTTTCATGTTGTAAAACAAGGGGATGAAGAATTGACCTTTTTGGCAGTAGGTGATTGTACAGGTCATGGTGTGCCGGGGGCGTTTATGAGTGTATTAGGAAATAGTATTTTGAGGGAAACAGTAATTCAGAGAAAAATATATGAACCTGAAAAAATTCTGCTTTCTCTAAAAGATGCTCTGTATGCACACTTAAAGCCGGATGCTACCTTGAACCACGATGGAATGGAATTGGCACTTTGCCTTGTGAGGAAAAAAGCAAAAGTTCTTGAGTTTGCATCTTCAGGATTGCCACTTTTATATTTCCAGAATGGTCAGATGCACCGAATTAAAGGGGATAAGTCTAAAGTGGAAGGAAGGTTTAATAAGACAGGTCACTATAAGTCTTTTAAAATTCCATACGAGTTGCCACTAACATTTTATATGTATACTGACGGCTATCAGGATCAGTTTGGAGGTAAACGTAATAAGAAGTTCTTAAGTAAACGTTTCAGAGGACTATTGGAACAGATTCAAGACTTAAATATGTCGGAACAAAGTGAGTTGCTGATCAAGATGCATGAGAGCTGGAAGGGTAATGAGCCACAAACAGATGATATATTGGTTTTAGGTGCTAGACTTAGTTAA
- the surE gene encoding 5'/3'-nucleotidase SurE, producing the protein MENQKKPLILVSNDDGITSKGIAHLVKLMSQIGEVVVVAPNSPQSGMGHAITINEILRYYKSDIFGDIEAYECSGTPADCVKLAKNHLLEGRVPDLVVSGINHGSNTSVSVLYSGTMSAAIEASIEDLPAIGFSLCEYGMDADFSHTSDAILKIVKEVLQFGIPKGISLNVNFPKKSEEPLKGVKVCRQAKSKWQEEFDERVDPYGRKYLWLTGYFVNQDEGKDTDAWAIENNFVSVVPVAVDMTAHNALSYLNNELNIEE; encoded by the coding sequence ATGGAAAATCAGAAAAAACCATTGATACTAGTCTCTAATGACGATGGTATCACTTCAAAAGGAATTGCTCATTTGGTGAAACTGATGAGTCAGATTGGGGAAGTTGTTGTCGTAGCCCCAAATAGTCCACAGTCTGGTATGGGTCATGCCATTACCATCAATGAGATATTACGCTATTACAAGTCGGATATTTTTGGGGATATTGAGGCTTATGAATGTTCAGGAACACCAGCTGACTGTGTGAAGTTAGCAAAAAACCACTTGCTTGAAGGACGAGTTCCTGATTTGGTAGTAAGTGGTATAAATCACGGAAGTAACACATCAGTAAGTGTTTTGTATTCAGGAACAATGTCTGCTGCTATTGAAGCATCTATTGAGGACTTGCCAGCTATTGGTTTCTCATTATGTGAATATGGGATGGATGCAGATTTTTCACATACATCTGATGCCATTCTTAAGATAGTGAAGGAAGTGTTGCAGTTTGGAATTCCAAAAGGAATTTCATTGAATGTGAATTTCCCTAAAAAATCTGAGGAGCCATTAAAAGGAGTAAAAGTCTGTAGACAGGCAAAATCTAAGTGGCAGGAAGAGTTTGATGAGCGAGTTGATCCATATGGACGAAAATACTTGTGGTTGACAGGATATTTTGTGAATCAGGATGAGGGAAAAGATACAGATGCTTGGGCTATTGAAAACAATTTTGTGTCGGTAGTACCAGTTGCAGTAGATATGACAGCCCACAATGCATTGTCATATCTTAACAATGAATTGAATATTGAAGAGTAG
- a CDS encoding DUF6728 family protein — MEKEKDKNTLKDYFDFGPVFSYFFRKKDPNRKTNFNLKVMHGINKISIILFLIALVVIITRLIIRQ, encoded by the coding sequence ATGGAAAAGGAAAAAGATAAAAACACACTAAAGGACTATTTTGATTTCGGACCTGTTTTTTCCTATTTCTTTAGAAAAAAGGATCCAAACAGAAAGACCAACTTCAACCTGAAAGTGATGCATGGGATCAATAAGATTTCAATTATCCTGTTTCTGATCGCTTTGGTTGTAATTATTACAAGGTTGATCATCAGACAATAA
- a CDS encoding MmcQ/YjbR family DNA-binding protein, with product MHIEAFRDYCIRKNHVTEELPFDDRTLVFKVMGKMFALTDIEDFKSFNVKCDPIKAIELREQYNCVEPGYHMNKKHWNTIKVTGEVSDNTLFEWVDHSYDLVVKGLPKKVRESM from the coding sequence ATGCACATAGAAGCTTTTAGAGATTACTGTATCCGTAAAAATCATGTAACGGAAGAACTCCCCTTCGATGACCGGACTTTAGTTTTCAAAGTAATGGGAAAAATGTTTGCCCTAACCGATATCGAAGACTTCAAGTCATTCAATGTCAAGTGTGACCCTATAAAAGCCATTGAGCTTAGAGAACAATACAACTGTGTGGAGCCTGGGTACCACATGAATAAAAAGCACTGGAACACAATCAAAGTTACAGGTGAAGTCTCTGACAATACACTATTTGAATGGGTTGACCATTCCTATGACTTAGTCGTTAAAGGACTCCCTAAAAAAGTACGAGAGTCTATGTAA
- a CDS encoding PspA/IM30 family protein gives MKRLFGIAQAEANAALDKLEDPVKMTEQGIRDLKVDLTKSLQGLAEVKALHIRAKKELEANSKGATEYENKAILLLQKAETGEIDAVEADRLASQALAKKEQMEGRATSGSKNVEYYGQMVTKMEDNVQKLKSQISEWENELKTLKARATVSKATAKLNKQLSSIDSSDTLARLERMKQKVTEQEALAESYGEVAGLSQSTVDDEIDKALGSAATSATPGIESEALKKLKAKMASEKSETTNSEGESSQTTNGSQPENNNATNNGNGDQSELEKLKQKLRDNQ, from the coding sequence TTGAAAAGATTATTTGGAATAGCCCAAGCGGAAGCAAACGCAGCATTAGATAAATTAGAAGACCCTGTGAAAATGACAGAACAGGGAATCAGAGACCTTAAAGTTGACCTTACTAAAAGCTTACAGGGACTTGCAGAGGTGAAAGCCTTACATATCAGAGCGAAGAAAGAGCTGGAAGCCAACTCAAAAGGTGCTACTGAATACGAAAATAAAGCCATCCTGCTGTTGCAAAAAGCAGAGACAGGTGAAATTGATGCGGTTGAGGCGGATAGACTTGCTTCACAGGCTTTGGCAAAGAAAGAGCAGATGGAAGGTAGAGCTACATCTGGTTCTAAAAATGTAGAATACTATGGTCAAATGGTGACCAAGATGGAAGATAATGTTCAGAAGCTTAAATCTCAGATCTCTGAATGGGAAAATGAGCTGAAGACATTGAAAGCTAGGGCAACTGTAAGTAAGGCTACAGCTAAACTCAATAAGCAGTTATCTAGTATTGATTCTTCTGATACTTTGGCAAGGCTGGAAAGAATGAAGCAGAAAGTAACTGAACAAGAAGCTTTAGCTGAATCTTATGGAGAGGTAGCAGGATTGAGTCAGAGTACTGTTGATGATGAGATTGACAAAGCATTGGGAAGTGCTGCAACAAGTGCCACTCCAGGCATTGAGTCTGAAGCCTTGAAAAAGCTAAAAGCAAAGATGGCATCAGAAAAGTCAGAAACTACCAACAGTGAAGGGGAGAGTAGCCAAACAACAAATGGAAGCCAACCAGAAAACAATAATGCTACTAATAATGGAAATGGCGATCAGAGTGAGTTAGAAAAATTGAAGCAAAAACTGAGAGACAACCAATAA
- a CDS encoding J domain-containing protein, with amino-acid sequence MILNRLKDILIANIFDQLENNPVFKDNFRHNIEDLEKEFGFDFNKYTQSHDKKHAGGYGYEHYDHQQYGGNRSSYEYTKTVNKEREYYEALELPNGAPYTEIKKAYRKLMKIYHPDLYNNDPEKFKIAQEVSLKINEAYTYFSRKHK; translated from the coding sequence ATGATCCTAAACCGACTTAAAGACATCTTAATTGCCAATATCTTTGACCAATTGGAAAACAACCCAGTTTTCAAGGATAACTTCAGGCATAATATTGAAGATCTTGAAAAAGAATTTGGGTTTGACTTCAACAAGTACACTCAATCTCATGACAAGAAGCACGCTGGAGGATATGGTTATGAGCACTATGACCATCAGCAGTATGGAGGCAACCGTTCTTCATATGAATATACCAAGACGGTTAACAAGGAGCGAGAGTACTATGAAGCTTTGGAATTGCCTAATGGAGCGCCTTATACTGAAATTAAAAAGGCTTACAGGAAGCTGATGAAAATTTATCATCCGGACCTTTATAATAATGATCCTGAGAAATTTAAGATTGCTCAAGAGGTATCGTTAAAGATAAATGAGGCGTATACCTATTTTTCTCGTAAGCATAAGTAG
- a CDS encoding AMP-binding protein: MKLETAQKPWFNNYPKDVAHEINPDRYSSLIELFEESFLKFGDKIAYECMGGKLTYKELDTASKRFAAYLQNQTNLEPGDRIAIQMPNLLQYPIAMFGALRAGLVIVNTNPLYTEREMEHQFNDSGAKAIVILANFASKLEKILKQTEIETVIVTEIGDMLTFPKNLLVNAVVKYGKKMVPPFSLPKMLTFKEVLRGGAKTNFTPAKITNEDIAFLQYTGGTTGVSKGAMLTHRNIIANLEQNSEWMDKFLEEGKEIVITALPLYHIFSLTVNCMTMLKIGAHNILITNPRDMNGFIKEIKNAKFSVITGVNTLFNGMLNHSNFSDIDFSSLKVTVGGGMAVQKAVAMRWQEVTGSPLTEGYGLTESSPVLCCNPIDGSGKIGFIGLPFPSTDVAIMDDDGNILPQGEVGEICASGPQIMKGYWQRDEETAKTFTKDGWLRTGDIGMMDEDGYFKIVDRKKDMILVSGFNVYPNEVEDVVAMHEGVLEVAAIGIPDEKSTEAVKVFIVKKDQHLSEDAVKAFCKENLTAYKVPKHIEFRTELPKTNVGKILRRSLKEEELEKAKKVLH, translated from the coding sequence ATGAAACTAGAAACAGCACAAAAGCCATGGTTTAATAACTATCCAAAAGATGTGGCACATGAGATAAATCCTGACCGATACTCATCATTAATAGAATTATTTGAAGAAAGCTTCCTAAAGTTCGGTGATAAAATCGCATACGAATGTATGGGAGGAAAATTAACCTATAAAGAATTAGACACTGCTTCTAAACGCTTTGCTGCTTATCTTCAAAACCAGACTAACCTTGAGCCTGGTGATAGAATTGCTATTCAAATGCCTAACTTACTTCAGTATCCAATTGCCATGTTTGGTGCATTGAGAGCTGGTTTGGTGATTGTAAACACAAACCCACTCTATACTGAACGTGAAATGGAGCACCAGTTCAATGACTCTGGAGCAAAGGCAATTGTGATTCTAGCCAACTTTGCTTCAAAGCTTGAGAAAATACTTAAGCAAACAGAAATTGAAACCGTCATCGTCACTGAAATCGGTGACATGCTCACTTTCCCGAAAAACCTTTTGGTTAATGCTGTAGTGAAATATGGCAAGAAGATGGTTCCTCCGTTCTCTTTACCTAAAATGCTAACCTTTAAGGAAGTACTTAGAGGTGGAGCAAAGACCAACTTCACTCCTGCTAAAATCACAAACGAAGATATTGCATTCCTTCAGTATACAGGTGGTACAACGGGAGTTTCCAAGGGAGCGATGCTTACGCACCGAAATATAATAGCCAACTTAGAGCAAAACTCTGAATGGATGGACAAGTTCTTGGAAGAAGGCAAAGAAATTGTCATCACTGCTCTCCCACTCTATCATATCTTCTCGTTAACCGTCAATTGTATGACAATGCTGAAGATTGGCGCTCATAATATCCTGATTACAAACCCTAGAGATATGAATGGGTTTATCAAGGAAATTAAAAATGCCAAATTCTCAGTAATTACAGGTGTTAATACCCTGTTCAATGGTATGCTTAATCACTCGAACTTCTCAGATATTGACTTCTCTAGTCTTAAAGTGACAGTTGGTGGTGGTATGGCTGTTCAAAAAGCTGTAGCCATGAGATGGCAAGAAGTAACAGGTAGTCCGCTTACTGAAGGTTATGGTTTAACAGAATCATCGCCTGTACTCTGCTGTAACCCAATTGATGGGTCAGGTAAAATTGGCTTTATTGGACTACCGTTCCCTTCTACTGATGTTGCTATTATGGATGATGACGGCAATATATTACCACAAGGTGAAGTTGGCGAAATCTGTGCCTCAGGCCCTCAAATCATGAAAGGCTATTGGCAACGTGACGAAGAGACTGCCAAGACATTTACCAAAGATGGATGGTTACGTACAGGAGATATTGGAATGATGGATGAAGATGGATATTTCAAGATCGTAGACCGTAAAAAGGACATGATTCTGGTATCTGGCTTCAACGTTTATCCAAATGAGGTGGAGGATGTAGTAGCTATGCATGAGGGTGTTCTTGAAGTGGCAGCTATAGGTATTCCTGATGAGAAATCTACTGAAGCAGTAAAAGTCTTTATTGTAAAGAAAGACCAACACCTGTCTGAGGATGCTGTTAAAGCATTCTGTAAAGAAAACCTTACTGCTTACAAAGTTCCTAAGCATATTGAATTCAGAACAGAATTACCTAAAACTAACGTTGGTAAAATTCTGAGAAGAAGTCTTAAAGAGGAAGAACTTGAAAAGGCTAAAAAAGTATTACACTAA
- the smc gene encoding chromosome segregation protein SMC produces MLLSKLEIKGFKSFGDKVKLSFDKGITAVVGPNGSGKSNVVDAIRWVLGEQSTKALRSEKMENIIFNGTSKRKPLQMAEVSLTFLNNRDLLPTEYTEVTIARRYYRSGEGEYLLNGVPCRLKDIQGLFLDTGIGSDSYAIIELKMVDEILNDTNNSRRALFEEAAGISKFKKRKKETLKKLQETDADLERVEDLLHEIGKNMRSLERQAKEAQRYLKFKNEYRQQSISLARKSVTSQLDEMQRLNDELQMENTQQGSITKQIEEMEHQLETEKDALIQREKLLGSRQKTLNEHIFKIRQLESDKKIKGEKKKYLEDKKNTLLLQAEEDRQSNEQMKQSLNGLKTQLASAQKMLSETEFLLDDYETKKTSQQEKTETLKAQFSDLDSRIKTKEAALYQLKKSVEISEVQLSALKQELEREYSANTEKSASLEQFDRQFAALQAEQNEVKSELSYTQEQQVQHESKIAKTQAEIEQQKDRLAEINRSLDAKQHEYDLTKSMVENLEGYPDAIKYLKKNTDFAQNAPLLTDIITCDEEYRLAIEGYLEPYLNYFILQNEEEAWKAVNLLAEASKGKANFLLLDKFKGLPLAPRKAIQDAVHVLDVVEFDEKYKDLVNFMLHNAYIIVRNQGQLPQHDDVVLLTKNGKGIRKWNTVTGGSVGVFEGKKMGRAQNLKILQEDIQSLKTEKDTLELSKLNSIDELNALKEISYKADLDKLQQDMNLVSQEIVKIQTQKEEFSKFLAESENKRDEIMERIANAEQTIEENRPKAEEEQEGLEILKEQFDIINDDYQLENEKLTQLSAQFNQQNILFHQQQNQVESLDNEISFKESTYIKGEARVQSNLEEATRVDSELEEVANMDVAGDQMMEQLYEEKTSIEEGVQEAETSYHQARNKINELEKTVREWQHRKDNAGQRKLELNEKLNQIKLSLTSIKEKMAVEFELDLEEIASEENPEDSYKDMSESELKESVKTIKQKLDKIGPINHTAIDAYNEIKERNDFIIEQKKDLEKAKETLAQTIEEIDAVAKENFMEAFNNIRDNFMEVFRSLFTEEDKCDLRLVDPDDPLNSKISIMAQPKGKRPLTINQLSGGEKTLTATALLFAIYLIKPAPFCIFDEVDAPLDDANVGKFTKIIQKFSERSQFIIVTHNKRTMASTDVIYGVTMIEQGVTTVVPVDIRNTPQLEGFVH; encoded by the coding sequence ATGCTCTTAAGCAAACTGGAAATTAAGGGATTCAAGAGTTTTGGAGATAAAGTAAAACTCAGCTTCGACAAAGGTATTACAGCAGTAGTAGGTCCCAACGGCAGTGGTAAATCCAACGTCGTTGACGCTATACGCTGGGTACTCGGTGAGCAGAGCACAAAGGCTCTCCGTTCTGAAAAAATGGAAAACATCATTTTTAATGGAACGAGTAAGCGTAAGCCACTGCAAATGGCTGAAGTATCTCTTACTTTTTTGAACAACCGAGACCTACTCCCAACCGAATATACTGAAGTAACTATCGCAAGAAGGTACTACCGTTCTGGTGAAGGTGAATACCTATTGAATGGGGTTCCTTGCCGACTGAAAGATATTCAAGGTTTGTTTTTGGACACAGGTATTGGGTCTGACAGCTATGCAATTATTGAGTTGAAAATGGTGGATGAAATCCTAAACGACACCAACAACTCTCGAAGAGCACTATTTGAAGAAGCTGCTGGTATTTCCAAGTTTAAAAAGCGTAAAAAAGAAACGCTGAAAAAGCTTCAGGAGACAGATGCTGACCTTGAGCGTGTAGAAGACCTTTTACACGAGATAGGTAAAAATATGCGCTCTCTAGAAAGGCAAGCAAAGGAAGCTCAGCGATATCTCAAGTTTAAGAATGAATACCGTCAGCAAAGTATCTCATTGGCACGAAAGTCAGTAACGAGTCAACTTGATGAAATGCAACGCCTCAACGATGAACTTCAAATGGAAAACACACAACAAGGTTCCATTACGAAGCAGATTGAGGAAATGGAGCATCAATTAGAAACAGAAAAAGATGCACTGATACAACGTGAGAAACTACTTGGTTCTCGCCAAAAAACTCTGAATGAACATATTTTCAAGATTCGACAACTTGAAAGTGACAAAAAAATAAAAGGAGAGAAAAAGAAATATCTTGAAGACAAGAAGAACACTTTGCTCCTTCAGGCTGAAGAAGACCGTCAGTCAAACGAACAAATGAAGCAAAGTCTGAATGGACTTAAAACTCAGCTTGCATCCGCTCAGAAAATGCTTAGCGAAACAGAGTTCCTTTTAGATGACTATGAAACAAAGAAAACCTCTCAACAGGAAAAAACAGAAACACTTAAAGCTCAATTCTCCGATTTAGACAGCAGAATTAAAACTAAGGAAGCGGCCTTATACCAACTAAAAAAGAGTGTTGAAATTAGTGAGGTACAGCTTTCTGCTCTAAAGCAAGAACTAGAAAGAGAGTACTCTGCCAACACAGAAAAAAGCGCAAGTCTTGAACAATTTGACAGGCAGTTTGCAGCACTACAGGCTGAACAAAATGAAGTGAAATCTGAACTTAGCTATACACAAGAGCAGCAGGTTCAACACGAAAGTAAAATTGCAAAAACTCAAGCAGAAATTGAGCAGCAGAAAGACCGTTTAGCAGAAATCAACCGTTCACTCGATGCCAAACAGCATGAGTATGACTTAACAAAGTCAATGGTTGAGAACCTTGAGGGCTACCCTGATGCAATTAAATACCTGAAAAAGAATACGGACTTCGCTCAAAATGCTCCACTGCTTACAGACATCATTACCTGTGATGAAGAGTACAGACTAGCAATTGAGGGTTATCTAGAACCATATCTCAATTATTTTATCCTTCAAAATGAAGAGGAAGCTTGGAAAGCGGTCAACCTTTTGGCTGAAGCATCAAAAGGTAAAGCAAACTTCCTCCTTCTTGACAAATTTAAAGGTTTACCATTAGCTCCTCGTAAAGCAATTCAAGATGCTGTCCATGTTTTGGATGTTGTTGAGTTCGATGAAAAGTATAAGGACCTAGTCAACTTTATGCTTCACAATGCTTACATCATTGTAAGAAACCAAGGACAACTTCCACAACATGATGATGTCGTCTTGCTGACCAAAAATGGCAAAGGGATCAGAAAATGGAATACCGTAACTGGTGGTTCTGTGGGTGTATTTGAAGGGAAGAAAATGGGTCGTGCTCAAAACCTAAAAATCCTTCAGGAAGATATTCAAAGCCTAAAGACAGAAAAAGATACACTTGAACTTTCCAAGCTTAACTCTATTGATGAACTCAATGCTTTAAAAGAAATTTCTTACAAAGCTGATCTTGACAAACTTCAACAGGATATGAATCTTGTTTCTCAAGAAATCGTCAAGATTCAAACTCAAAAAGAAGAATTCTCTAAGTTCTTGGCTGAAAGTGAAAATAAGCGGGACGAAATCATGGAACGAATTGCCAATGCAGAGCAAACCATTGAGGAAAACCGCCCTAAAGCTGAAGAAGAACAAGAAGGACTGGAAATCCTAAAGGAGCAATTTGATATCATCAATGATGACTATCAGCTTGAAAATGAAAAACTGACGCAATTGTCAGCTCAGTTCAATCAGCAGAATATTCTGTTTCACCAACAACAAAATCAGGTAGAAAGCCTTGATAATGAGATTTCATTTAAAGAGTCTACTTATATAAAAGGGGAAGCTCGGGTACAAAGTAACCTTGAAGAAGCTACAAGAGTAGATTCTGAACTTGAAGAAGTAGCCAATATGGATGTAGCTGGCGATCAAATGATGGAGCAGCTTTATGAAGAAAAAACCTCCATTGAAGAAGGCGTCCAAGAAGCTGAAACTTCCTATCATCAAGCCCGAAATAAAATCAATGAGCTTGAAAAAACTGTAAGGGAGTGGCAACACCGAAAGGATAATGCTGGACAAAGAAAATTGGAGCTTAATGAAAAACTGAACCAAATCAAGCTATCATTAACATCTATCAAGGAAAAGATGGCTGTTGAGTTTGAGTTGGACCTTGAAGAAATTGCTTCAGAAGAGAACCCTGAAGATTCTTATAAAGATATGTCTGAAAGTGAACTAAAGGAATCAGTCAAAACCATCAAACAAAAACTTGATAAGATTGGTCCAATTAACCATACAGCCATTGATGCCTATAATGAAATCAAAGAAAGGAATGATTTTATAATTGAACAGAAAAAAGACCTTGAAAAAGCTAAAGAAACATTAGCACAAACCATCGAGGAAATTGATGCAGTTGCTAAAGAGAATTTCATGGAGGCTTTCAATAATATTCGTGACAACTTTATGGAAGTTTTCCGTTCCCTATTTACTGAAGAAGATAAATGTGATCTTAGACTTGTTGACCCTGATGACCCTTTAAACTCTAAAATCAGTATCATGGCTCAACCTAAAGGAAAACGACCATTGACAATTAATCAGCTATCTGGTGGAGAAAAAACACTAACTGCAACAGCTTTACTATTTGCCATTTACCTTATCAAACCTGCACCATTCTGTATTTTTGATGAGGTTGATGCTCCTTTGGATGATGCTAATGTAGGAAAGTTCACGAAAATCATTCAGAAGTTTTCAGAAAGATCGCAGTTTATCATTGTAACTCATAACAAACGTACTATGGCGAGTACTGATGTTATTTATGGAGTAACAATGATTGAACAAGGTGTTACAACAGTAGTACCTGTTGATATTAGGAATACACCTCAGCTTGAAGGCTTTGTTCATTAA
- a CDS encoding DUF6089 family protein yields MNFLRGTVLSSLLLLLSFSAFSQQNYLHNRKLMLLSFSGGPSLYSGELSNQTANPNSFPIVLKRAMPSFAVSLQKRYRSTMSWRATLAYTWLRAYDGDINKDAYQARLWAMDNQVIEASGMLIFDLKRVNESMLRYRRSDNFIPFAGIGLGIISHQPEMYAINPEFPLNDYMVDAERRVDGIIPMTLGFRYRVTPDLALGFEGLGRVVLSDNLDLYDNNPFSVDMYCSFNASLIFYLHGYKIRRF; encoded by the coding sequence ATGAATTTTTTAAGGGGAACTGTATTATCGTCTTTGCTTCTTCTGTTGTCGTTTTCTGCTTTTTCTCAGCAGAATTATCTTCACAATCGTAAGCTGATGTTATTGTCATTTAGTGGAGGACCTTCGTTATATTCAGGGGAGCTTTCGAATCAGACTGCAAACCCTAACAGCTTTCCAATAGTGCTGAAAAGAGCAATGCCATCTTTCGCTGTAAGTTTGCAGAAGCGATACCGAAGCACGATGTCTTGGCGAGCTACATTAGCCTATACATGGTTAAGGGCATATGATGGAGATATTAATAAAGATGCATACCAAGCAAGACTATGGGCAATGGATAATCAAGTTATTGAAGCAAGTGGTATGCTTATATTTGACTTGAAAAGAGTCAATGAGTCCATGCTTCGTTATAGAAGGTCAGATAACTTTATTCCTTTTGCAGGAATAGGATTAGGGATTATATCTCATCAGCCTGAGATGTATGCTATAAATCCTGAGTTTCCTTTGAATGATTATATGGTAGATGCTGAAAGAAGAGTTGATGGAATAATACCAATGACTTTAGGTTTTAGATATCGAGTAACTCCAGATCTAGCCTTAGGTTTCGAAGGTTTAGGAAGAGTAGTTCTTTCAGATAATTTAGACCTTTATGATAATAATCCATTTTCTGTAGATATGTATTGTTCATTCAATGCATCATTGATATTCTACTTGCATGGATATAAAATTAGAAGGTTCTAA